A stretch of DNA from Glycine max cultivar Williams 82 chromosome 18, Glycine_max_v4.0, whole genome shotgun sequence:
CCctccccttttctttttccctccTCCTAGGATGAGGATTAGACTGAGGTAGCCCTGGGTGTTTGGGCCTTCAGGTTTTCACTTTCAATGGCTTCCCCATATTTGGCTGATGTCCAAGACTCATACGATCTGGTTTCCTGTCAGGTTTAACTTATTTGGGGGGAATGTGCAACTTCACGAGAGggctttaaaaaaaagagacaattaGTGTTTgtttggttcaaggaatttGGTATGTAATTGAATcttggaattttaattataatgtttgTCGAGTTGGAATCATAATTCCAAAGTCCAATTCCATGGAATTAcaatacaattaaaattaaccTTTCTCAGTTCCTAACCCCTACCCTCTAAATAACAATTCCTAATCACCCCCACATTACGTAAATGTTTTCCTTGTTTTTGCCGCAATCTGCCATCACAGCCACCACAGTTGTCATTACCACCTCTACCAACTACCGGCCACTGCTGCCAAACCACTAAATGCCACCTTCATTACCACCACTGCCTCTGCAGTCACTACTTTCCACCATCATCACCGGCATTGTTGTCACCAGCCCAATCACCATTCAATTGACCGCCACCGCTACCATCACTACCATAACCGCCACCCCCTTGCCCCACAAACACCCTCATCACTGCTACCACTACTATTGATCCTTTCTTTATACTCAAACCTTTATGTAATCAGTAACCTCCCCTCATAGCTTCATCTAATTCTTATGTTGGTTTAGAATTATAATTcttatgtttgtttgatttaagaAATGTCTTTACAAATGTTAGGGGTTATAATCACCACAGCAAAAAAGCAATACCTAAAGCTTTCATAAATAAACTCAAAAAGCATTTAGAATTAATCGCTGATTGAAGTTGAGCAAATATACAGTACACTACTACTACCACTACTACACACACACAAGTAAAAGCCTTAAGAGAGCATGTTTATAGAAGGCACTCACCAATACTTTACACATGGCAGCTGCTCTCAATGGCAATACCCTTGTATTACCATGGAGTTGGGGAACAGCAGATGGTGAAATTGTATGATTGATAGATGGAGATGATGATATCACCTCCGCAAAATATGACTGTGCCTTTGGACTTGAGAATGCAGAATCCTAGGGGAAAAGTTGAGAAAATCTTCAAACTCAATGTAAAATAAAGAACAATGAAGGCAACAGGAACCAAATCAGAATATATCTAAACCTTTTTGCTCATGGAAAATGCACGTTGAACTGCCTTTGCATCACTCTGTCGTTTTTTTTCTGATGCCTTCATCGTATCAATCCCCATTTCAGTAGAAGAGCCCTCCCTGGAGTTTAAATCTTAATCTCAAACAATAACATAACTCCAAAGTAAAATAATGTTAAACAGCACAGTAAAGTTCCAACCTTTTATAATGAACACTCCATCCTCCTTCACCATCTAAGGATAAAACCACATCATGGAATGCAACCAATGCTGGACGATGTGATATGGTAATGCATGATGTTCCCATGGCCCTAACTTTAGCACAAAACCGTTCTTCCATATCGGTAGTGACAGCACTTGTGCACTCATCTAGAATTGCAAATTTAGGCTTATGATAGAAAAGTCTTGCCATGCCCAATCTCTGTTGTTCACCCAATGACAGTTCATCACCCCAGTTTACCTCCTTTTCAGGTGGGTAACGGTCCAACAGGTATTCAAGGTCAACCTTGGATACATATACATCCAAGTTCCATAACATcaacaaaattatcaataaGCTGATACATATTTGtgtgaaattaaaaaacacatgGGATTAGATGTgaactttacattttttaacagCTCCACCATCCCACGATCTGTGAGAAGTTCAATCTCTTGATCTTCAGTAAGAGGATAAATCAACTGATCTCGAAGTGTTCCTACAGCAGTGTATGGCCTTTGCGGCACATAGAAAATCTCCTTATTAAGATCAGAGCCAATTCCAGGTTTCACTATATGTCCAGATATCAATGGCCAAAGACCACCTAGAACCCGGAAAAGGGagctttttccactgccatttGGACCTTCAGCCAAAGAAGCGCCAATAACATGTCAAACAATCAACCAACAAAAATCAGTTTAACAATGACTCTTACAACAAAGAAATAGAAAGTAAATAACATCAACTTTCAATGCTGACTCAAGCCccctgaaaaataaataaaaatcggCCACTAAAAAGAGAGTTCAGATAGCTACCTGTAATTAAAAGATTAGATCCTGATTCAACCCTAAGAGTCAGATCATCCACCAAGACATTACCAGTGGGTGTTACAACCTAAATTTGGGTACACCGTCACtaataaaacatgaaaaacacAACATGAAGTCAAGGCTAATAGATAGTTGAGCAGACTTGACTTACCTTGACACCATCAAATTCAATGTAGTTAGCTTCACGTATGCAATTTCTACTTGCATTTCTTTGCAGGGAAGATTTCTCATTCACCAAGCTTAGCTCCCTTGATACGGCCATTAATTCATAAATGCGATCAGCATACCCACTGTAATACATACAGATAGGTCAGAACATGTAGGCAGACAAAATGAATCTTACAAAGGAATTGCATATAAGGTGCAATGGAAGCCTCAAATATCAACTtctaaaaatggaaaaaatgaaagatcTAACAGACCTGAGGCGATTGAGCCGTCTTGCACTGATAGAAAGAGTTCCTAGAGACTGAAATAAGGAAATTATGACACTAGTATGATATCTAAGATTGCTTAACATCTCTGCACGCCCTAAAGTTGAACTATCGGGCCTTAGATGACCagaaaagaaaggttcaatGATCAAAATAACAGCAACAGTAGCACCAAGGTACTTCAATAATAAGTCCTGAATCATGCCAAACCACCAATGGTCATGTAGCACATTATACATGTGCCTAACCAAGGTTTTAAACTTCTGTTGAATATGAGCTTCTTCTTTCCTCTCTCCACCATAGAATGCTATGCTTTCTGAGTGAGTCCTTAATCGTGCGTGAAGCTGTCGATACTCTCCTTCCAATTGCTGCTCTTTAGACATAAGTTTTCCAAATGAAGGAGAGAAGTTTCTGATTGCAGCACCAGCTCCAAGTACATATGCCTGAAAAGGTTATAACAGTAGATTGAGAAGATAAGCACCGATTCTAACATCAGATCTAACTTCTAACAGCTTCCAGACATCAGCAGAAACTCAAAAAATTGCAAATATAAGCTGCTAATCAGaaatttataaaacattatAGTTCAATTACACAGATACCAATATCCAGACGACATATTTTGGGCTAGCATATGAACACAACCGCCAAGTGTATAAAAGTCCATCAGTAACTGCTGTTAGATCATCCTGTACAATTTCACTCAACTCCGAACAGAACCTTGGCACATCACTGGCAATTCTTTGCTCTGGATTAGTTATCCGACCATCAACATGCGATATTTTGTAATACACCATGTTCTGAAAGCAAAATGAAAGATATATACATTAAGCCATTGCAAGAACTACATAGGGTTATAATACAGTCTTTAGGCTTTTCTCATATGAGAGTGGCTGAGTGGGCATTGTATATTTGGAATTTTAAAGAATCTACTGGAAACAGGCTAGTTTTTCTACTTTGAGAAGCAAACAGTTTGTCAAAAAACTTTCTCAATTAACTTTCACTTAATGAAAGAAGATGTGGATAAGCCATACGCATCTGGAAGTATAAAAGTTGACAACTAAATACTTAAAGACGGTAGGAACAAGGAATATATAAAATGATCAATAGTTCAACGCAGACAATCTAAAAAGACAAATGGCATGCAATTTATACCTCAAAATAGTGGGAATGGATAAGCTTTGtcaatatttttctgaaatgtAAACTCAAAGTCCCTGTTATATACTTTGACGTAGAATGAATGGTTGACAAAAGGAAGCACAaaagaatattttctgaaattaGCCGAAGAAACAATGGTACACGTCGAAGAAAAGCAGCACGAAATAGGAAGCCTTGCACTTTAGCTAGCCTGTTGCTCAAAGCAGTTCGCAGCACCTGCAAATACAGGGAAATGTAAAAGccatttatgttatttatttctaGGGAGAGAAGGTTCTCAACCAATATATTTCTTGGTCTTACAGATTTTgatattcatcttttttttatacaaaacagaCCGGTCTCATGGTTTTCgcatacaaataaaaatgttcCATATTTATTTTTCCCCTCAATTTCTTTATCCTCACTTAATGAGGCCTATTttgatatttcaaaattataactcTTCCCATTCTGTACTATCTTCTTTCAATAtgcaaataattgtttttttaattttccaatCCACACTTAACACTTTTATGAAACACTCCACTCCAAATTCAAATCCaatataagaaaaggaaaacaacaCAGAGATTTTCAATCACAGTTCCCAGTGCACCTAATATGAAAACCCAGTATATAATTTACACACAACACATAAGAGTCCTGTTAATCCTGAGTTGAGTTGCAGGCTTGCAGCAGGAGAATCTGAATCATATCTGTCCATTCAAGGTGTGCATAATAGCAAACTTCACATTTGGCCCAAAAAACAAGTCAACAAACtagttgatttttattgatGTCTTTCATCTGAATAGTGAGTACATTTACATGTGGTGGGCACTAATAACTCAGGACTAGATTcgataaatttaaagataatagaTGGAGTTAAAAACCATGATGAGAATACTAGATGtggaatatattaaataataaataacagcTCATTTCGAAAAAGCGAAGACATGCATGAAGCATAATCATCCACAACAAAACAGACTTACCGCTATCGCAACTAAACCTAAAAGATCACTTGCACCAAATTTGCCCATTCCAGATAGTAGAATTGCGGCTAGAACTTGGAGTGACTTCAAccctttcttttgtttattttttggagTACTAACATCCTTCACAACCTCCTCTGCAACTTCTTTATCATTACTGTGCCCATTGCAATGGCCAAATAAATCGTGATTATTAACTCTAAACCTTGATTGCACATATGCAGCTGTTCCACCAGCAATTAAGATACCAGATGCAAGTAATAAAGTTTTCCTGTCATCAATCCCATGTAGAAAGCATCAACAATACTACAGTATACATGCAAATTAGTTAAACAGACTAAAGATTTTCGTAGTACCAGTCAGCAACCAAGGTATGGTGTACAATGAGTAAAAGGATACTATTGCTAATACATGGAAACAGAGCTATGACCAAAGCAGAAAAAACACTTCCCAGATAAATGTATAATGGAAATGTTAAAATCAAGATGACAAAAAGAATAATCCAACATTTTATGCAAAGTCAATCAACACAGCATAACATGCATTGTTATTAAAAAGAAGGGGAATTATTAATCATTGAGAAAGAAATTCAGgatcaaatatgaaattttgtacCAATGCTTCTGCCAAGATAACTCTAGTCTCCTTCCTGAACACATTTTGTACTAATAAAGTTTACATTTCACATTGCAAATCATACCTGATGAATGCAAGTTTTCAGGGTCCAATTTCTAATGGTACGGAGAGAGGAAGAGttatcatataaaatttatgtgaatttttttttgggcaAATATAAAGATATCATATGGAAATATTGGaaaaaagaggaagaggaaTACAAAATAGAAACCACATTTATTAGTTACAACAATCAGTTTTAACAAATGAGaagttaaaagaagaaaagaaagagaataaagattaaataaaaaatgaaaaagtaaaataaaaccaGTTATAATACGCTGTCAAAGAAGCAGAACaagcaaaaaaattgaaaccaaaatGGTATATTGCCTTTATTATTGTTGGATTACAGATTACCAGATTCTAATAGTTTAAACTAAAATAGCATGAGAAGTCTCAATATTGCAGCATGGACATTTTGAAATAGTATAGCCATTATCTCATTcaatctctttatatatatataagaaacatacATCAGTGTTGGGTACAGCCAAATTGAAATAGCTCAAGCATTATCTCATTtgatctctttatatatatatgaaacatACATCAGTGTTGGGTACTGCCAAAATTCCCTAATTGTGTTTTTCAGCATTATATATTCCCTTTTGGATAATGAGAATTGGGGGTGGGGGGATCCAATCAGATGTGAACAGTGTATTCTTCAAAACTGGCCTAGGAATAATGAACAGAATAgctgaaaaaattataaacttgaTATTTAGGTCAGCAGGCAAACAATTTTAGTCAAATTCAATGCTAGATGTGAAATTATGAATCCCCAGAAAAAACATATAGAGATCAATACCTCCTTGAAGCTAGAAAACTCTGGCCATGCCGAGTTAGTTGCAACAGTTGAAGGGAAGACATTGTGGTAGGTCTACCTCTGCCTTACCAAAAAAACAAATCTGTTGTGGCTGCTCCTCTTATTGTTGGGAGCAAGAAAATCTAGCATACATTGAATTCCATACAGAAATAATAGATCAGCAGCCAGAATTGCAGGAATTATAAATCTTTGGGCAAAGTAGCATGCTTAAGGCACACCATGCTCTTCAAATTAATGAGGATCCCACAGACACATCAAACAATGTGAACATAATGTTTTGGTCTAAAAACTGTGGAGTATTATGCCCTAAGGTTACACAAAATGATGACCTCAACTGATCAAAAgtttaattgaatatttacagCTTTGaaactagaaatagaaaggCAAGTGTTGCAAGAACTATTTTCTTGACAAGTTGACATTTATATAGACTTTAAGGTAGAGACAAATAAATTAGGGTATGTTCATGCATCCAAAATCCTCAAATGTGAAAACTTGGCCACAGAGCGGATAACATGTTCTAaacagtttttcaaaaaaaatgaaaaagtaaaaaaatagttgatggCTATATATTCAGCACGTTGTGCCAATCTGAATCTACTAATAATACGCCCAAACAATGCCTTAACACcacttatttttaagtttaaagcAATCATGCCACTAAAGGAACAAACAGTAGAAATAACCGATTATCCTATCAAAGTGGTAAACCTATGATACATGGGTCCTCTTAAATGGTTGCCTAACCCGGAATGGAACCAAATACTAGTACTTAATGGTTACTCATAGGTACATAACAAACATTCACTCATTTCTCAAGTACAAGTCAGTCCAtgtaaaatattacaaattagcttgtgcataagttaatttgagCTTATGAAGGAGCTCgtcccattttttttcttattttcttctcctagaaGTCCTTCCAAATAAGCTTACCCAAACAGGTCCTGAGTCATCTTGTCACTAAGTGGTTTGGTTTGCTACTACTTCACTCCTTCAAAAAGTGTGCCTTCCTTAAACATTTCCAAAGATTTAATAACTTTATTGTTTCTGTTTTGATACTGTACCCCCTACGCGTCCATGAAACTAAGTAGCAAAACAAATAAAGGATTTTGCAGCACTTATTAATGCACCTTGTAGACCTTAACCCCGACGCATAAATCACGTAGAAACAGAGGGGAATTAAATTAAAGCATTGACACAATCATGAAGTAGTATAAAGGAAAGGAGACAGAGATGGCTAACATTGAAAGGTGGATAATATTAACCATGCTCCAGCAGCGTCCAAAGCATGGTAAGAGAGCAAACTCCTCTCTCTATACTATAGATTGCTGTGAAAACTAGAGCTCAGCGACGGTCAGAATCTGCAAGGACATTGTTACAGTGATTCCATTAAACCTCAATTAGAGCATCAAGCGAAGCAGAATCGACAAATTGACGCGTGGTGAAAGAGTGTGAAGCAGTGAATTCAGCAAAATATGAGAGAGATTGGAAACAATACCTATGAATTTAGTTGAGAAAGAAGTGAGTGAGTCACGTGCTTTGGGAGATTCGGAGATTGAAGAGGAAAAACGGCGAGGGATTTGGAAAGATATGTATATGCGTGAGAGTGCAAGAGAAAGAATTTGCTTTCCGCGGTACGGTCTGTGATCGGGTCGGGTCCATTCCAGTGGAAACGGGTTTGGATAGGAATCATCAATCATCATAGCATACCACAATAATATACAGACGTATTGTGTTTGTGTACGTTCAACGTATGTATAAAACTTTTGTTTAATAGATGTTGCTCTATCTTAATGCTAATGGTAATGGTCACTGTACAAAATTCAACTATTAAATCGATAAGAATCGAGATCGAGAAACAACAGATACAGGGATATTTCTAACATACgactaatatttattaaaaattatatatttttttagattttgttatttaacaattctcttttaattttataattttcaatcacttttaattaatgataaagtGTATTAGAAAGAGTGTGATAGATAATGTGTTGCTTATACTTCTCttataacttatttaatttgattataagaaaaaaggttatatattatgtaaaaagttatatattattattcaattacaaATTCAATTGTTCAtcttatatgataaatttgttgagtcttaaaataattaatttaaaataatttaaaggatAATATATGATTGAATTATAATTAGTATGTACTCATTTaactcttttattattagttataaatgaattatttatatcTCATAAATAACCTAATCATTGATAcattattcttataaataagataagattattattgaaaataaataaataatttttaaaatataaattatattcaattaaaactcataaaaaataaatattttggatttaatataaatgatttatgttgtgataaaaaatattttgactactaataactttttaaaaataatattaaaatttaatttaaaaataaagataaaatgattATTGAAATAGATAagcagttaaaaaataaataaaccaatataaaaataaaagatagggCAATAGTTTGAGatggttgaaaaaaaattattttagtctaACTTTATTGCCAAAACACTTAACGCAATTGCAGACACAAAATTCGAATTCAAGATTACtgattaaattagaataattctATGTTAATTGATTCACGTGCTTAATAGTATATATTGGAAGTATATGTGTAGTTTAATAAGATGAATAGtacacaacatcaattttttcttacttaaacataacttatactttgtttattgttattaaagtaTGGGGGCtttgatataatttaatcatattttgagGTGACTCTCGACATATAGAATTAGTTATGCACTAACTGTTTTCTACTATGACAGTTAGAAGCAATTACAGTTagttgtatttttatgttagttaGATTAGCGCCCGCAGCTGATTGTATATAAGGTGAAACACATGTATTcatcattcatttttctttcaatgaGATTCATTCAATCCATTTGATCAATTGTTGCTTTCTATGCaatcttttgtttctttctttgtttgttcATGTCCATCATGAACTTTATGATGATATCAGAGCTCTTCACTTAAAGAGCTTTGTTGCGCATCCTCTGATTTTGTTTACCTTTTCATCTTTGATCATCATGAGTGAGAGTCAAGATGATCCACAAGATTCATCCCAAAATGTTTATAGCTCCTACTACTTACACCCTAGTGAGAATCCAACCACGCCATTGGTTTCACCTGTTCTTGATCTTGCGAATTAGAGTTCGTGGAGCAGGTCGATGTTCATTGCATTGAGTGTAAAGAATAAAGTAGAGTTCGTTAATGGAATGATTCACAAGCCTGCATCGAATCATGTGTTGTTTCCAACATGGAAGAGATGCAATAATATGGTGGCTTTGTGGTTAGTGCATTCTATGTCAACAGAATAACACACTCATTTTTTTAGTAGCAACAACACATTTGCTTCTCTTCTATTACACTCCCACCTCTTTTCACCCCCTTTATTCCCTTCAATATATTGTTTTGTCTTCCTTTGTTCCTCCTTTGCTTAGTCTCTTGCTCTAGCTAGGGTTTTTCATCCTTCAAACTTCAAGTTGTTGCAACTAGTGACAGATCcataaattttaagttgtgGGAACAATATTCACATATGTAACTTAATGTGGGAAAAACTCATTGTAGATTTTTTTAACTACATTTCAAATTAtggaaataatttatacatacaCGTAAATGttacactaaaaaaattaaaattttgtggtGGCAACTACCCAAAAAGAGCCTAAAGTAGATTTGTCCCTGCCTACAAACAAAACATCTCTTGGAGTCATTTAGATTGAAGgactaatataattttatctacTTCAATTGTTCCAgtactgtaaaaaaaattctttgtaTGAGATTTGTAATATTCTTATtgttttgctttaatttttttatattttttcttaaatattttagaaagtaCTTTTCAGgacaaaaaacaatattttgggAAATACTTTTTGGAatgttaaaaaaacattgttcAAAGTAAATTTCGAAATAATGACTTTGTAACAATGTTAGGGGTATAAAGGgtatatatgataataaaaaagaaaaaaactaagcaGAGTATACTTAGCAAAAACAGATAGTGGATATAGCAAAAGCGTTATTATTACCCACTCAATAGATATTCTAAATCTGGGCCTACATTTTAAAACCAACACCACTTTGAACCCAACAGTGACAAGAGATAGCCATACCACATGCTAGATGGGCTCCTCAACCCATTCATGTGTTTGACATGAATgtgctctctttttttattttataaattatgatgAATTATCTTTAGCtgaaagcaaaataaatttaaacaaaaaaaactctttatgttacaaatttcatattaaatcttattataattaatttttaaaaaaactaaataaaaatgatttccctcaaatgtgttttaaataaaactaattttatatgtcagcaaaaaaaaaattataaaatcaagttcgtaaataattaattcaaattaaagacGCATTAAGAAGTCATCAAGTTCGGCAAGGAAACAAGATTTTGGGTTTAGGAAAACCCACACCGCGCATGATTAATCAgttttaaggaattaaaaagtACACGAATATTATTCACAAAAATATGTAATGAATGTGTTACGAAATTATAGTGTGTTTGGTTAGAAATTTTGGAAACAGACAGCAGTAATCCGCGAGAATCGAGTAATGTTGGTCATCCTTTTCCACAGAAAACGACTTGCAACTAACCAGATGGCCAAGTTAATGAATAATGAATTCGCAGGACCGAAAAACGAcgcagattttttttattgaaaaatatttgacaaATATCATATAACtagagataaaagataaaaaaaatgatttaatttatgacacaacagaaagagaaaaaaaaaaagaaatatttaagaaaagaaaaggactaGAAATGTGAAGGGCATGGGGGTTGAAATTCTGCTTAAGTTTCTGCCATACTCCAAATGGCTAAAGCCACTTGTTCACTTTACATTACACCACCGACACATGGTTATCATAAACCGTCGGTGCTACGcttaaattactattttagcCTCACCCATGCACCATTCTTATCCTGTTTCACGCCGGAGACATAGGATAATATCTGTACGTAAGTGTGTGTACGTgatctataaaatataaattatagagtTAGAGGGTTATTAAAATTAAGGGATtatactatataaaaaaaaattgttgtaatTTGTGACTGAATTGGAAAAAAGAAATGTAAATGTTATTGTTCTGCGcgcatttatttgtttgtaacACTGTGGACGTAACATCAATTGAATATAGTAAACCCCAGATGTACTTGCGTCATAAATATGGACTCTGTAACATATTCTTGCTGTTATTAATGTGGGAGAAAATTAGAACTAAAAGTTATtatttgatgtaaaaaaaaagtgtattcaTTTAGGAAAAGGGGATTCTTTGAAAAGCAAATAAGGTGCCACGCACTTTCTGAACAACGCGAAAACACAGAAAAGATGGTATCCATGTTCACGAAAGCAGAAAGAGATTCTGTACTTTTGCatgcataataaaataaaggagaGGCAGAGCCCATGTACTAgcaatcttaatttttaaatccaAATTAATCCAATTCCAGCAGAACAGTGCTAAAATTTCACGGAAAGTCGGTGCTTGATAAATATAATGCCAAAAACAAAACGCAACAAGACATGGAGTTAAAATGCAGGAGGGAACAGTGAAATCTATAGGCATACATACACTCAAGTGTAAATATCATACAGAGAGAACAAAAAACCAAGAGTTCAGAAATCAAGTACTAAGGAGGTataggtttttattttttttatcagcaataaaattcattcattcatatgCACAAGGTGTGCTTAATCAAGTACCAAGTTATGCTTGTAATTACAAAGACCCTACTGCACGAGATGAGGTCACGAGTAACACATGAAACCAAAATAAGATTAGCCATTTTTACAGCAATTGGATTCCTTCATAGAGTAACAATAGCAGCCGCACCCCTAGGAGGTACATATAGTGATACTTATATCATGATTCAGAATAATATATGCATTATACAATAATACAGTTATATAGCCATCACCTCATCATGAATTTATTTATGGAACGAATCTGAATGCTGGTTGACACAAAAGCCAAAAGCCTTACGGCATTTCGCTACAATATAATAGAACAATATTGGTATATGTTGCTTtggataatttgaaaattttaattatgaggaaaaaaaacgaaaatgtaGGTATAGCTAATAGCTAATATATATAGCCAATTTgactaatttcaatttttcttgcCCTCTTCTCCACCTTCTTCCAAGTAGGT
This window harbors:
- the LOC100813765 gene encoding ABC transporter D family member 1, which codes for MSSLQLLQLTRHGQSFLASRRKTLLLASGILIAGGTAAYVQSRFRVNNHDLFGHCNGHSNDKEVAEEVVKDVSTPKNKQKKGLKSLQVLAAILLSGMGKFGASDLLGLVAIAVLRTALSNRLAKVQGFLFRAAFLRRVPLFLRLISENILLCFLLSTIHSTSKYITGTLSLHFRKILTKLIHSHYFENMVYYKISHVDGRITNPEQRIASDVPRFCSELSEIVQDDLTAVTDGLLYTWRLCSYASPKYVVWILAYVLGAGAAIRNFSPSFGKLMSKEQQLEGEYRQLHARLRTHSESIAFYGGERKEEAHIQQKFKTLVRHMYNVLHDHWWFGMIQDLLLKYLGATVAVILIIEPFFSGHLRPDSSTLGRAEMLSNLRYHTSVIISLFQSLGTLSISARRLNRLSGYADRIYELMAVSRELSLVNEKSSLQRNASRNCIREANYIEFDGVKVVTPTGNVLVDDLTLRVESGSNLLITGPNGSGKSSLFRVLGGLWPLISGHIVKPGIGSDLNKEIFYVPQRPYTAVGTLRDQLIYPLTEDQEIELLTDRGMVELLKNVDLEYLLDRYPPEKEVNWGDELSLGEQQRLGMARLFYHKPKFAILDECTSAVTTDMEERFCAKVRAMGTSCITISHRPALVAFHDVVLSLDGEGGWSVHYKREGSSTEMGIDTMKASEKKRQSDAKAVQRAFSMSKKDSAFSSPKAQSYFAEVISSSPSINHTISPSAVPQLHGNTRVLPLRAAAMCKVLVPTVLDKQGAQLLAVAFLVVSRTWVSDRIASLNGTTVKFVLEQDKASFIRLIGLSVLQSAASSFIAPSIRHLTARLALGWRIRLTQHLLKNYLRNNAFYKVFHMANKNIDADQRITHDLEKLTADLSGLVTGMVKPSVDILWFTWRMKLLTGQRGVAILYAYMLLGLGFLRTVTPDFGDLISQEQQLEGTFRFMHERLCTHAESVAFFGGGAREKAMVESRFRELLSHSKYLLKKKWLFGILDDFITKQLPHNVTWLLSLLYAMEHKGDRASISTQGELAHALRFLASVVSQSFLAFGDILELHRKFVELSGGINRIFELEELLDAAQSGDSINSSITSPIWGYHGKDAISFSKVDIVTPTQKMLARELTCDIELGKSLLVTGPNGSGKSSIFRVLRGLWPIASGRLSRPSEDVDQEAGSGCGIFYVPQRPYTCLGTLRDQIIYPLSREEAQFRALKMHGKGEKHPDPRKMLDTHLQVILENVRLNYLLERDNNGWDANLNWEDILSLGEQQRLGMARLFFHKPKFGILDECTNATSVDVEEHLYGLANKMGITVVTSSQRPALIPFHSMELRLIDGEGNWELRSIKQ